The genomic segment CACCAAAAAGAGGTGCTCCTGCGCGAGGTCCACCACCGGGTGAAGAACAACCTCCAGCTGATCGCCTCGATCATCAACATGCAGCTGCGCTCGGTCAAAAGCCCCGAGGCGCGCGAGGCGATGCGCTCGGTGCAGGAGCGCGTGCTCTCGCTCGCCACCATCCACCGCGAGCTCTACCAGACGAGCGGGCTGACCGATGTGCGCGCCGATGAACTCCTGCCGCAGATCGTGCGCCATATCCTGAAGATCGCCGAGACCCCGCGGCGGCGCTTCGCGGTCGAGACCGCGATCGACGAGATCCGCCTGCCGCCCGATCAGGCGGTGCCGCTGGCGCTGTTTCTGACCGAGGGGCTCGCCAATGTCATCAAGCACAGCCATGCCGGCGCGGGTGCGCGCGCGCGGGTCGATCTGCGGCTTGGCCATTGCCCGACGGCGGGCGAGGCGCGGCTCGAGCTCGTCAATGACATCGGCTCCGGCGCGCCGGCGCCGAGCGCCATGACCTCGGACGGGTTTGGCACGCAGCTCCTGACCGCCTTTGCCCGCCAGCTCGAGGGGCGGGTGGAGCGCGGGCTGACTGAGGCGGGGCGCTATCGGCTGGCGGTGGTCTTCCCGCTGCGCGCGCTCGATGAGGCCGAGGCGAGGCGCGCCCCCGCCGAGCCGCCCGAGGGCGCGCCCGAAGCCGGTGAAGAAGACCCCGCCTGAGCGCAGGGCCGCGCCCATGCGCCGGACAGAAAAACGCCCCGCAGCCAATGGCTTGCGGGGCGTTCTTCATCCGTCCTGCGCGGCGGGCTCCTGCCAGAGCGCCATCGCCCACAAGATCAACGGGATCGCCACGATCCCCCCGATCGGCCCCCAGAGCCAGATCCCGAAGAGCAGCGCCAGAAATACGCCGAGCGGGTTGATCTCCATCCGCCGGCCGACAAAGGCGGGGGTGACGAACTGGCTCTCGAGGAAATTCAGCCCGATATAGCCAAGCGCCGGCAAGAGCGCCGCCGCCCCGTCAAAACCCGCCACCCCCGCAAAGAGCAGCGTCACGAACAGAAGCGCCGGCCCGAGGAAGATGATGTAATTGACCAGAAAGGCGAGCGCCCCCCAGGCCAGCGCCCCGGGCAGGCCGAGCGCGGTGAGCCACAGCCCCGTCGCCGCGCCGAGGGCCGCGTTGATCACCGTGATGATCCCGAAATAGCGCGAGACGAGGGATTCGGCGGCGAAGAGCCGCGCGGTGAGGCCGGCGCGCGCCTGCGGTCGGGCAAGGCGGGCGGGCAGGGCGGTGTAAAGTTCGCGTCGGGTCAGCAGGAAGAAGAACAGCGCGCCGATGAAAGTGAGCACCTGCGCGCCCACCGCCGGCGCGATCAGCAGCGCATCGGTGACCGTCGGCATCGCGATCGCGCCCTCGGGCGGGGCGGCGCTCGCGGGGCTGCCCGGGTTGACCGTCGTCGCGACCTCGCGCGAGACATCCTTGAGCCCCGAGGCAAGCCCCCGCAGCGCGCGCAGCACGTCTTGCAGATCGCTCCAGACCTTCGGCGCCTGTTCGAAAAGCTGCGCGAGGATCGGCTGGAAGAGCAGCAAGATGCCGCCGATCGCGAGCAGCGCGACGGTCAGCGCCGCGAGCGCCGCCCCCCCGCGCGCCAGCCCGCGCCGCTCGAGCGCCTCGGCCAGCGGCGCGAGCACGAGCCCGACGGTGAGGCCAAGCGTGGTTGGCGCGGCGATATCGGCGGTGGCGTCGAGCGCGGCGGCGCTGGCCAGCGCGGCGAGCAGGCAAAGCGAGATCTGGGCGGCACGGTCCATCGGCGGTCCCTGTGTGAGACGGGCCGCCGCGGGGTGGCGGCGGCCCGGTGGGGGGAGGGGGAGAGAGGGCGCGGTCAGTGCGCGAGGCCGTTGCCGCGCAACCGCTCCTGCGCGGCGCGCGAGAGGGTCTCGATCTCATCGGCAAGGCGCGCGCGCAGATCGGCGCTCGTCTCGCGCAGGCCCTCGCCCGCGCTGTCGCGCGCCGCGCGCGCCTGCGCGCCCGCCTTGCGCATCATCGCCTCGGCCGGGCCCTGCGCGGCGGCGGTGCTGCGCGCGCTCAACAGGCTCTCGGCGAGCGCCGCATAGGGCGCCAGCCGCGCCAGATCGGGCGCGATCTGCGCCAGCTGCGCGCGCGCCTTGGGCGAGCGCGCCGCCCAGATCGCGGTGGCGCCCGCAACCCCGGCCGCCGCCGTGGCATAGGGGTGACGGCGGATCAGATCGAGGCCCGCCTCCATCCCCTCGGCCGCCTGCGCGCCGATCTCGCGCGCCCGGCGATAAGCCTCGGCGCGGGCCTGCGCCACCCGCTCGGCGGTATCCTCGGTCAAGCCCTCGAGGTCATGGCGGAAGGACACCGCAAGATCTTGCGCGAGCGCCTCAGCGATTTTCGCCTTCTCCCGCGCCAGATCGAGCGCCTCGGCGCCCTTTTGCGCGCTCACCTCGGCCAGCGTGGCGAGCTTCTCCTCGGCGCTCGCATAGGCCGCATCGGCGAGCGCGCGCCAGGCCTCGCGGGCCTCCGCCGCCGCCTCACCGAGCGGCTTTTTCGGCGCGAGCGCCGCCTCGGCCTCGTCCAAAAGCCCGCGTTTGGGCGCGCTCAGATAGGCAAGGCCGAGCCCCGCGAGCGCCCCGAGGAGCGGGTTGACCCGCATCCCTGCCCCCGCGAGCGCGCCAAGCCCCGCGCCGGCCGCAAGCCGCGCGCCCGACGGCGATTTCGCCCCGAGCCCCGCCCAGAGCGAGGTGATTTCCGCCTCGGCCGCCGCGGCCTGAGCTTCGAGATCTTTCATTTCTTTTTTCAGAGCTTTACCAGCCATGGATCTGTCCTTTCAGGGAAAGCCTTTGAAAAGGCTGAAGAATTAGAGTTTCGGTGGGCGGTGCCGGAGCACCTGCGCCGCCCGCGCCCGCGCCAGAAGCCAGAAGACGAGCGCCAAGACCGCCGCCGCCCCCGCCATCAGCCCGAGCGCCGCCGCCGCGCTGAACCCCGCCGCGATCAGCGCCATCACCGCGCCCGCCAGCCCGAGCCCGAGCCCGAGCGCCACCATGAAGAGCGCCAGAACGCCAAACACGACCGCCTCGACCGCCCAGCCGCCCCGCTCGCGCGCGGTGAGCTCCCACAGCCGCAGCTTGATCCGCAACAGCCGTTTGAGCAGCCGCAACAGGGGGAGAAAGGCGGGCAGGTCGGTCATGGCATCCTCACACGAGACGTTTCTCCGCACGCGGGCCGAAGAGCAGCCACAGCACGAAGCCCAGGAGCGGCAGGAGCACGATCACCAGCACCCAAAGCGCCTTGCGCCCGGCACTCGCCCCCGATCCGAGGATCGAGATCAGCGCATAGATGTCGAGCGCGAGGACGATCAGCCCGCCAAAACCCGAGACATTGAGAAGGGAAAATTCGGTCATTGCGGCCTCCTGTTCCGGGAAAGGGGCCCGGAGCCCGCAGGCTCCGGCGCCAGTCTATCACATCTTGGCAAGCCAGTCATCGACCTCTTTCTCGGCCTCTTCGCGGGCCTTGCCGTAGCGCTCCTGCACCACGCCCACGAGCCGCTCGCGCTCGCCCTCGATCTGCTCCCATTCGTCATCGGTGATCTCGCCCCATTTCGTGCGGGCGGCCCCCTTGAGTTGTTTCCACTGGCCTTTGATCTGGTCGATATTCATCGTCATCTCCTGAGCTGGCGCGGGTTGCGCCGGGTTACGGGGAGAGAACGTCCGGGCGGCGCGCGGGTTCCGCGGGGCTTGCGCGATTTTGCGCGTATCTGTCTCGCCGTTGCGGCAGGTGTCGAAAAAACCGTTGCAAAACGGGAGACTAGTGCGCAGGGTGGCGCGATGGCGGCCTTGGGGGTGGCGATGAAGAGGATGCGGCGCTGGGCCACGGCTCAGCATGGTCCGGTGCAGGAAGCGGGGATCACGCTTGGCGTCGTCGCGGTGGCTTTCGGGCTGCGCTACGAGCTCGAGGGGGCGCTGCCGCCGGGCTTTCCTTACCTGACCTTCTTCCCCGCGGTGATCCTGACGAGCTTCTTTGCCGGCACCCGCGCGGGGGTGGGGGCGGCGGTGCTTTGCGGGCTCGCGTCCTGGTATTTCTTCATCAATCCGGTGGGCAGCTGGGCGCTCAACGGCGCCAGCCTGCTTGCGCTCCTGTTTTACTGTTTCATCGTCGCGACCGATATCGTGCTGATCCATTTGATGCGCGAGGCGCTCAGGAAGCTCGACGCCGAGAAACAGACCTCCGACGCGCTCGCGGTGCAAAACAAGCTGATGTTCCATGAGCTGCAACACCGGGTTTCGAACAACCTGCAGGTGGTGGCCTCGCTTTTGAAGATGCAGCGCCGCCAGCTCGAGGATGAGGCCGCGCGCGCCGCCCTCGATACCGCCTCGGCGCGGCTGCAGGTGATGGCCGGCATCCAGCGCCAGCTGCACAACCCCAAGCGCCAGGAGGCCGATATCGCCGCGCTTCTGGGCGGGCTTTTGCCCGAGGTGATCGGCGGGTTCGCGCTCGAGCCCGCGCCCGAGCTGCGGGTGAGCGGCGAGAGCCTGAAGGTGAGCGGCGATCAGGCGACGCCGATCGGGCTGATCGTGGTCGAGCTGGTCTCGAATGCGCTCGAACATGCAACGCAGGCGGGCGCGGCGTTGGCGATCACCGTAACCGTGCGCCGCGAGGGGGCCGAGGCGCGGATTGTCGTGCGCGACAATGGCCCGGGCCTGCCGCCCGATTTTCAGCCCGAACGCTCGCGCAGCCTCGGGCTGCGGGTGGCGCTGCAATTCACCGACCAGCTCGGCGGGCGGCTCGAGTTCGCCTCCGACCGCGGCACCGTGGCGACGCTGAGCTTCCCGCTCGCCGAGGGCTGAGCGCCCCCCGATCTGCGGCCCCCAGATGACAAACCCGTGAGCGGGTCGGAACGTTTCGCGCTGCCGCGGGTTGATGTGGCAAGCGCGATGACGCGCGGTAAAATGAAGCAAAAACGGAGATTTGCCGTGAAAAAGCTGATGCTTTCCACCGCCATCCTGGCCAGCCTTGCCACCGCCGCCGGGGCCGAACCCTCGCCCTTCCGCTCGGCGGTCGACCCGACCGATCTGACCGCCTCGCAGGTGATCGGCATGCGCATCTATGCCGCCGACCCCGCGCAGATGGAGGCGCAGGGCGAGGCGCCCATGGCCGCCGGCCCCGAGGAGGGCTGGTCCGATATCGGCGAGGTGCATGATCTCGTCCTGACCCGCGAGGGCGGCGTCGAGGCGGTGCTCGTCGATCTCGGCGGCTTCCTCGGCATCGGCGAGCACCGCGTGGCCGTCGGCATGGAGGCGATCCGCTTCGTGCCCGATGCCTCGACCGAGGACGACCCGGACGATTTCTTCCTGGTGATGGCGGCCGACCGCGCCACGCTCGAGGCTTCGCCGATCTACCCGGAGGAGAAGACCGCGGCGGTGCTGCCGGCGGGCGAGACGGGTTATCACCCGATCGAGACGGCGGGGCTGAGCGTCGAGGCGCTGGAGGGCACGCCGGTTTATGACGCGCAAAACACCCGCGTGGGCGAGATCGCGCGCGTGGTGCTCGATGCCAAGGGCGCGCCAGCGCAGGCGGTGATCGATGTCGGCGGCTTCCTCGGCATTGGCGAAAAGCCGGTCGCGATCGAGCTTGCGCAGCTTTCGATCGCCCAGGGCGCGACGCCCGAGGATCTGCGCGCCGCGACCGCGCTGAGCAAGGCCGAACTCGAGGCGCTGCCCGCCTATCAGGGCTGATCGCCGAGAGAGATACTCCGGGACAGATCCTCCGAGAGAGACCCCCGCGGTGGCGCCACCGCGGGGGTTTTTGCATGTGCACGGCGATCGGAAGGCATGGGGGGGCGGCGGGCCGCAGGCATGAAAAAACCGCCCCGAAGGGCGGTTTTTGGGGCGCGATGGCGCGGGTCAGACCGGCGGTCGGCCACGCAGCGCGCGCGCGATCATGGCGATCACGAAGAGCACGATGAAGATGAAGAACAGCACCTGCGCGATCGACGCCGAGGCCCCGGCGATACCGCCGAACCCGAGCGCTGCCGCGATCAGTGCGATGACAAGGAACGTCAGAGCCCAACCGAGCATGGTATTCTCCTTTTCCCTAAGGGGTTGATTTCGGCGCGCTTTGCGCCGTCGCAACATCAACGCGCCGGGCGGCGGCGGGTTCCCTCGGGCGGCGGATTTTTGCCGCAGGGCGCGCGAAATCGTGCCGGGGCCGGGGAAGGGGCCCCGCGCGGCGCCCCGCGCGAGGCCGTGCGGCTCAGGCCGCCGCGGCGCCAAAAAGCCGCCCCACGCCGCGCGCCTCGGCGAGATTGCCATCCGCCCCGCGCAGCAAGAAGAGTGCCTCGAGCCCCGCGCGGCGCGCCAGATCGAGCCCCGCCTCCGGCCCCGCCACCATCAGGGCCGTCGCCCAGGCATCCGCCGCCGCGCAGCTTTGCGCGACCACCGTCACCGAGGCGGGCGCGGCCAGCAGCGGCATGCCGCGGCGCGGGTCCATCGTATGGGCAAGCGCGCGGCCCTGCACCTCGACGAAATGGCGATAATCGCCCGAGGTCGCGACCGCCGCCTCCTCGAGCACGAGCATCGAATGGGGCGTGCGCCGCCCGACCTCGGGCGCCTCGACCGCGATCGTCCAGCCCGCGCCATCGGGCCGCCGGCCGAGCGCGCGCATCTCGCCATCGATCCCGACGAGCCCCGCCGTGACCCCCGCAGCCTTCAGCGCGCGGGCCAGACAATCGGCGCCATAGCCCTTCGCGATGCCGTTGAGATCGAGCGAGACCGGCGCGAGGCGGCGCGCGCGCGCGCCCGCGCGGTCAAGCTCCACCGTCTCCCAGGCCGGGCGGCGCGCGGCCGTGCGCGCCGCGCCGATCGCGGCCTCGCTCGCCCCCTCCGGGCCAAAGCCCCAGGCCCGCACCGCATCGCCCAGCGTGAGATCAAACGCCCCGCCCGAGGCGCGCCCGATCGTCAGCCCGAGATGCAGCACCTCCCCGATCTCGGCCCCGAGCGCCACCCATTCGCCGACCGGCGCGGCGTTGAGCCGGTTCAGATCGCTCCCCGCGCGCCAGAGCGACATCTGCGCATCGACCCGCTCGACGGCGGCCTGGAGCGCGGCGCTGAGCGGCGCCGTCCCGGTGCCCTCGGGCAGATAAAGGAGCGCCGACCAGCGCGTGCCCATCGTCGGCCCGTTGAGCGCGACGCGCACCAGATCAGTAGACATCTTCGACATAACGCCCCTCCGCGCGGAGTTGGGCCGGGGAAAGCCCCAGCGGTTCGAGAATTTCGGCCATCGCCTCGGCCACGCCCTCGGCCATCGCGCGCCCGCCGCAGATCATCACCCGCGCGCCCGCGCCGACCAGCCGCGCCACCTCCTGCGCCTCGGCGCGCAGCGCGTCTTGCACATAACGCGGCCGCGCGCCGCGCGAGGACGCCGTGGTGAGCGCGCCGAGCCGCCCCTCGGCCTGCCAGGCGGCAAATTCCGGCCCGTAGAGGTAATCCGAGCGCAGATCGCGCTGGCCATAGAAGAGATGCACCGGGCGGCGGCGGGCATTGGCGCGGATGAACCCGGCCAAGGGCCCGACGCCCGAGCCCGCGCCGATCAGGATCAGCGGGCTGCGGCCCTCGGGCGCCTGAAAGCCCGGGTTCGGCCGCAAGAAGGCGGTGATCTCGTCGCCCGGCTGGAGCGCGAGAAGCTGCCCCGAGCACAGCCCGCCCGGGTGGCGCGAGACGACAATCTCGACAAAGCCGTCGCGCGCGCCCGAGGCCAGCGAGTAGAACCGCGGCACCTCGGAGCCCCGGGGCAGAACCCCCAGCAGATCGCCCGGCGCAAAGCGCGGCGCGCGCCCGGTCAGCCGCGCCAAGAGCCCCGCGCGGGGCGTGGCAAAGCGCAGGATCGAGATCGGCGCCTGCACGGCCTCGCCGTAATCGCGCCGCGAGAGGAGGGCGAGACGGTGGGTCCGGGGCGCGGCCTGCGCGGCGGCGGTGATCGCAAGATCATGGCCGAGCGCGGCGCCAAGCGTGGCGAGCCAGGCGTTGATCTCCTCGGCCGCGCCGGCATTGACCGCGCCCATCGGCACGAGCGCCGCCCAGCCCTTGGCCTCGGCCGCGGCCGCGACCTTGCGGGCATAGCCGCAGAACGCGGGGAAGGCGCGGTCGCCAAAGCCGAGGAGCGCATAGGGCGCGGCAGGCGCGGCGGGGAGGGCGGCGAGGCGGTCGAGGAAGCCTGCGGCCGAGGCGGGGGCCGCGCCCGAGCCATAGGTCGCGCTCAGGATCAGATGGGCGCGCGCCTGCGCCGCCGCGGCGGGCGCAAAGCCCGACATCGGCGCGATATGCACCCGCTCGCCTGCCGCGCTGAGCGCGCGCCCCAGCGCCTCGGCCGTGGCGCGCGTGGTGCCGCCCTCGCTGCCGACCCAAAGCACGAGGCTCGCCTGCGAAAGCGCCACCTGCGGCGCGCGCGCCCCGCGCCGACGGCCCCGCGCCCAGAGCAGGAGCCCGCTCACGCCGAGCACCGGCACCCCCGCCGCCGCGAGGCCCAGAAGCCCCGCCCAAAGCGCGGTGCCCTCGCCGCTGTGCAGCCGCTCGAGAAGTGCGCTCATTCGCGTCATCGGCGAGGTCGTGGCCTCGGAAATCACCGCGCCGGTGCCCTGGTCGATCGTGGCCGAGCCGGTCGCGGTCTCGAGCGTGTAGAAATCCTGCGCGTCGCCGGGCGTCGGAAAGCTGAGGCTTTCCATGGCGCTGGCGGGCGTCTCGGCGAAAAGGGGGATGGTTTCGGGCGCCGCGCCCATGCTGCCCGAAACAGACATCGGATAGGCTGGCAGCGCCGCCGTGTCAGGCAAGAGATCGAAGCTCGAGGCGGTCAGCCAAAGCCCGGTCAGCGCCGAAAACGCGAGGAGCACGAAGCTCGCGCGGCCGATCTCGGCATGGACCCGCGCCGCGCCCCGGCCCGGCAGCGCGCGCAAAAGCCCGCCCCAGCCGCCCGCGCGGCGTTTGAGCAGCATCAGCCCCGTGAGCGCCAGCGCCAGCATCGCCGCCGCCCCGCCCGCCACGATCAGCCGCCCGGTATCCTCGAGAAAAAGCGCCCGGTGCAGGTTCGTCAGCCACACCAGAAGCGCATCGGGCCCGGCCTCGACGAGCGGCGCGCCGCTCAGCGGGTCGATCACCGCCGAATGCGCCGCGCCATCGGCAAACCACCAGGCGGTGAGCGCCCCCGAAGGCGCCCGCCGCAGCTCTTCGATCATCGGGATCTGGGCGGTGACCGCGCGCATCAGATCGGCGAGGCTGAGCCCCGCGGGCAGCGCGGGCGCGGCGAGCGCATCGCGCGCCGCCAGAACCGCAAGCCCCAGCCCGCTCAGGCTGATCACCGAAGCGAGCGCCGTCGTGACGAGCCCCGCCCATCTATGAATCGCGCGGATCATGCCCTTTCCCCCCGCTCAAAGCCCGTAGCTGAACGAGGCGATATAGCGGCTGCCCGCCACCGCCTGACCCGCCCCCGCCCGCGTCAGCGGCACGGTGATTTCGCTGGGCACGTCGCTCATCTTCTCGACCGAGCTGTCGATATGCAGCGTATAGC from the Rhodobacter xanthinilyticus genome contains:
- a CDS encoding AI-2E family transporter; protein product: MDRAAQISLCLLAALASAAALDATADIAAPTTLGLTVGLVLAPLAEALERRGLARGGAALAALTVALLAIGGILLLFQPILAQLFEQAPKVWSDLQDVLRALRGLASGLKDVSREVATTVNPGSPASAAPPEGAIAMPTVTDALLIAPAVGAQVLTFIGALFFFLLTRRELYTALPARLARPQARAGLTARLFAAESLVSRYFGIITVINAALGAATGLWLTALGLPGALAWGALAFLVNYIIFLGPALLFVTLLFAGVAGFDGAAALLPALGYIGLNFLESQFVTPAFVGRRMEINPLGVFLALLFGIWLWGPIGGIVAIPLILWAMALWQEPAAQDG
- a CDS encoding PLDc N-terminal domain-containing protein → MTEFSLLNVSGFGGLIVLALDIYALISILGSGASAGRKALWVLVIVLLPLLGFVLWLLFGPRAEKRLV
- a CDS encoding CsbD family protein, translated to MNIDQIKGQWKQLKGAARTKWGEITDDEWEQIEGERERLVGVVQERYGKAREEAEKEVDDWLAKM
- a CDS encoding sensor histidine kinase, which translates into the protein MKRMRRWATAQHGPVQEAGITLGVVAVAFGLRYELEGALPPGFPYLTFFPAVILTSFFAGTRAGVGAAVLCGLASWYFFINPVGSWALNGASLLALLFYCFIVATDIVLIHLMREALRKLDAEKQTSDALAVQNKLMFHELQHRVSNNLQVVASLLKMQRRQLEDEAARAALDTASARLQVMAGIQRQLHNPKRQEADIAALLGGLLPEVIGGFALEPAPELRVSGESLKVSGDQATPIGLIVVELVSNALEHATQAGAALAITVTVRREGAEARIVVRDNGPGLPPDFQPERSRSLGLRVALQFTDQLGGRLEFASDRGTVATLSFPLAEG
- a CDS encoding PRC-barrel domain-containing protein → MKKLMLSTAILASLATAAGAEPSPFRSAVDPTDLTASQVIGMRIYAADPAQMEAQGEAPMAAGPEEGWSDIGEVHDLVLTREGGVEAVLVDLGGFLGIGEHRVAVGMEAIRFVPDASTEDDPDDFFLVMAADRATLEASPIYPEEKTAAVLPAGETGYHPIETAGLSVEALEGTPVYDAQNTRVGEIARVVLDAKGAPAQAVIDVGGFLGIGEKPVAIELAQLSIAQGATPEDLRAATALSKAELEALPAYQG
- a CDS encoding DUF1328 domain-containing protein; translation: MLGWALTFLVIALIAAALGFGGIAGASASIAQVLFFIFIVLFVIAMIARALRGRPPV
- a CDS encoding FAD:protein FMN transferase, with the protein product MSKMSTDLVRVALNGPTMGTRWSALLYLPEGTGTAPLSAALQAAVERVDAQMSLWRAGSDLNRLNAAPVGEWVALGAEIGEVLHLGLTIGRASGGAFDLTLGDAVRAWGFGPEGASEAAIGAARTAARRPAWETVELDRAGARARRLAPVSLDLNGIAKGYGADCLARALKAAGVTAGLVGIDGEMRALGRRPDGAGWTIAVEAPEVGRRTPHSMLVLEEAAVATSGDYRHFVEVQGRALAHTMDPRRGMPLLAAPASVTVVAQSCAAADAWATALMVAGPEAGLDLARRAGLEALFLLRGADGNLAEARGVGRLFGAAAA
- a CDS encoding PepSY domain-containing protein; this translates as MIRAIHRWAGLVTTALASVISLSGLGLAVLAARDALAAPALPAGLSLADLMRAVTAQIPMIEELRRAPSGALTAWWFADGAAHSAVIDPLSGAPLVEAGPDALLVWLTNLHRALFLEDTGRLIVAGGAAAMLALALTGLMLLKRRAGGWGGLLRALPGRGAARVHAEIGRASFVLLAFSALTGLWLTASSFDLLPDTAALPAYPMSVSGSMGAAPETIPLFAETPASAMESLSFPTPGDAQDFYTLETATGSATIDQGTGAVISEATTSPMTRMSALLERLHSGEGTALWAGLLGLAAAGVPVLGVSGLLLWARGRRRGARAPQVALSQASLVLWVGSEGGTTRATAEALGRALSAAGERVHIAPMSGFAPAAAAQARAHLILSATYGSGAAPASAAGFLDRLAALPAAPAAPYALLGFGDRAFPAFCGYARKVAAAAEAKGWAALVPMGAVNAGAAEEINAWLATLGAALGHDLAITAAAQAAPRTHRLALLSRRDYGEAVQAPISILRFATPRAGLLARLTGRAPRFAPGDLLGVLPRGSEVPRFYSLASGARDGFVEIVVSRHPGGLCSGQLLALQPGDEITAFLRPNPGFQAPEGRSPLILIGAGSGVGPLAGFIRANARRRPVHLFYGQRDLRSDYLYGPEFAAWQAEGRLGALTTASSRGARPRYVQDALRAEAQEVARLVGAGARVMICGGRAMAEGVAEAMAEILEPLGLSPAQLRAEGRYVEDVY